The stretch of DNA GTAGACGCGGCAGCCACGCACGCGGCATCGGTACGCGACTGCTAACGCGGCAATATCATGCTCCTCCCCGGGCGGGCAGGCCACGACGACTTTCGCGCCGAATTCCGCCACAGGCAATTGATTCATGGCGGCATACAGTTTTTGGTGAATTTGACCCGTGACGTAATGTTCGACGGCGATACTGATGCGCCCGCTGTGCCAGAGATCCCCCACTTGTTCCTGCAGGGGAAGCAAAATTCCGTGGAGTGCCTCCTCGAATGGCACGACCGCGACCGCGCCGTTCAAGCGTTTCTCGAAGGTGACGCGGTCGAGTGGTTCCAGTGCCGAGAGCAATTCCCGTAAGAGCCGGTCGAACGTATTGTCTACCACGGCGGTGCGCGGCGTCTCCGCGCGCAGCCGGGTGATCAATTCCTCACGGCCCAGCTTGGCGAGATCGCCGATTGAAGCGCCCGCGTCCAGTTGATGCTTCAGATAGCGCAACAGCGCAACATCTTCATCCGAATAATTGCGATAACGGTTCGCCCCTCGCGTCGGCTTTAGCAGGTCAAACCGACGTTCCCAGACCCGAATCACATCTCGACTCAGGCCGGTGAGTTTCGCAACTCTATGAATTCTATGGGTATTCATTGGTGTGTCCAAGTATATGGATGTGTCCAATGTTTGTCAAATATTTATTTAAATTAACCATTGACACGTTGGACACAAATGGTTAAACATTGGACATAGCAGTTGCAAACATTGGACATGAGCATGTGAGGGGTGATCATGGCAACCACGAAGACGACGGAAGGAATTGCGGGATTGAGTGAAGGCCGAAGCCAGATCCTGGCTTCCCGGCAAGAGGCGAATTGCATGCGATGCGGCGGCTTGATGGTTCGTGATTTCTGCACGGACCTGCTGAGTGGGGCCAGCGGGTTCAATTGCACCACGTCGCGTTGCGTGCAATGCGGTGATGTCGTGGATCCGGTCATTCGCTGGAACCGGTACCTGCAGCAAGCCGCCGGTGCAGCGTGAGAAATCGGGCGGTCGCAGCCGGCTGTGCCGGGCCAGGTCGCTGTTTAGCAAGCATCATGACCCCACCGGGTTTGTGCGGGGGTTCTCAACCAAGGAGGTTTCTCATGCGGAGGCACACAGGTCTACAAATTGGAATAGGAGCGGTGCTCGTGGCCGGGTCCATGTCGATGGCGGTGTCGGCGAGGGCAGCCGGTGACTCCAAAGACATGGTCCTCATTCCGAGCGGTGAGTTCACCATGGGTAGTCACGAACATTCCGATGAGGTGAGGCATCAGGTGGTGATCGATG from Nitrospira sp. encodes:
- a CDS encoding cobalamin B12-binding domain-containing protein, encoding MNTHRIHRVAKLTGLSRDVIRVWERRFDLLKPTRGANRYRNYSDEDVALLRYLKHQLDAGASIGDLAKLGREELITRLRAETPRTAVVDNTFDRLLRELLSALEPLDRVTFEKRLNGAVAVVPFEEALHGILLPLQEQVGDLWHSGRISIAVEHYVTGQIHQKLYAAMNQLPVAEFGAKVVVACPPGEEHDIAALAVAYRCRVRGCRVYYLGSNVPIASLSRLCREVTPDLTILSLTLVLQEDSATELIRALAEELTPITTVVAGGHGARAMRNQFAQSHIDVLERFSGLDEILERFTRRFTIPG